One segment of Theobroma cacao cultivar B97-61/B2 chromosome 9, Criollo_cocoa_genome_V2, whole genome shotgun sequence DNA contains the following:
- the LOC18589979 gene encoding uncharacterized protein LOC18589979 isoform X2, protein MMNFGFLSIPWFGLDPKRDSELTLASTSALLEQPKQKAGFEIRLWGWTLVSVPPCAVNGNDKNRAPTTINKGLKRRARQRGAIEPPNGGTSIRFRPYVCKVPWHTGARAFLSQLFPRYGHYCGPNWSSGKDGGSLVWDRRPIDWLDFCCYCHDIGYDTHDQEKLLKADLAFLECLEKPHMSTKGDVRIAHLYRTMCTTVLS, encoded by the exons ATGATGAACTTTGGATTTCTTAGCATTCCATGGTTTGGTCTCGATCCCAAAAGGGATTCGGAGTTGACTCTCGCATCCACAAGTGCTCTCCTGGAACAGCCTAAACAGAAAGCTGGTTTTGAGATCAGGCTATGGGGATGGACTCTAGTTTCAGTTCCTCCATGTGCAGTGAATGGTAATGATAAAAATCGAGCACCAACCACTATAAATAAAGGATTAAAAAGACGTGCACGACAACGTGGGGCTATTGAGCCTCCCAATGGAGGTACCTCTATCCGGTTTAGGCCATATGTTTGCAAGGTTCCATGGCATACAGGTGCTAGAGCCTTCCTTTCGCAGTTATTTCCACGATATGGGCATTACTGTGGTCCTAATTGGTCAAGTGGGAAAGATGGCGGATCTCTTGTTTGGGACAGGAGACCAATTGATTGGTTAGATTTTTGTTGCTATTGTCATGATATTGGTTATGATACTCATGATCAAGAAAAGCTTCTGAAAGCTGATTTAGCATTTCTTGAATGCTTGGAGAAGCCTCATATGAGCACAAAAGGTGATGTCCGTATTGCTCATCTTTACAGGACAATGTGCACGACAG Tgttgagttaa
- the LOC18589979 gene encoding uncharacterized protein LOC18589979 isoform X1: MMNFGFLSIPWFGLDPKRDSELTLASTSALLEQPKQKAGFEIRLWGWTLVSVPPCAVNGNDKNRAPTTINKGLKRRARQRGAIEPPNGGTSIRFRPYVCKVPWHTGARAFLSQLFPRYGHYCGPNWSSGKDGGSLVWDRRPIDWLDFCCYCHDIGYDTHDQEKLLKADLAFLECLEKPHMSTKGDVRIAHLYRTMCTTGLKNILIPYRRHLVKLQYGQPLIDFGWLRNVRRRNWNFQKT; encoded by the exons ATGATGAACTTTGGATTTCTTAGCATTCCATGGTTTGGTCTCGATCCCAAAAGGGATTCGGAGTTGACTCTCGCATCCACAAGTGCTCTCCTGGAACAGCCTAAACAGAAAGCTGGTTTTGAGATCAGGCTATGGGGATGGACTCTAGTTTCAGTTCCTCCATGTGCAGTGAATGGTAATGATAAAAATCGAGCACCAACCACTATAAATAAAGGATTAAAAAGACGTGCACGACAACGTGGGGCTATTGAGCCTCCCAATGGAGGTACCTCTATCCGGTTTAGGCCATATGTTTGCAAGGTTCCATGGCATACAGGTGCTAGAGCCTTCCTTTCGCAGTTATTTCCACGATATGGGCATTACTGTGGTCCTAATTGGTCAAGTGGGAAAGATGGCGGATCTCTTGTTTGGGACAGGAGACCAATTGATTGGTTAGATTTTTGTTGCTATTGTCATGATATTGGTTATGATACTCATGATCAAGAAAAGCTTCTGAAAGCTGATTTAGCATTTCTTGAATGCTTGGAGAAGCCTCATATGAGCACAAAAGGTGATGTCCGTATTGCTCATCTTTACAGGACAATGTGCACGACAG GTCTTAAAAATATACTAATCCCATATAGAAGGCACCTTGTGAAGCTACAATATGGGCAACCTCTCATTGATTTTGGATGGCTAAGGAATGTGAGAAggagaaattggaattttcagaAAACCTGA
- the LOC108663292 gene encoding uncharacterized protein LOC108663292 codes for MYFDGAFNALGHEIGAVLVSPNGKYYPATAILNFNCTNNIAEYETFVIGLQAAIEMKVGAIDVYGDSTLVICQMRCEWETRDYKLVSYKKLVTELSKQFKEINFNHLPRVENQIADTLATLAAMFKIKEAADVRPFDLEVRKVSAHCLNVEEEVDGKP; via the coding sequence ATGTATTTTGATGGAGCATTCAATGCTTTAGGGCACGAAATTGGGGCAGTGTTGGTTTCTCCAAATGGAAAGTACTATCCAGCCACGGcgatattaaattttaattgtacTAATAATATAGCGGAGTACGAGACATTTGTAATTGGATTACAAGCAGCAATCGAGATGAAGGTTGGCGCGATAGATGTTTACGGAGATTCGACTTTGGTGATATGTCAAATGAGATGTGAATGGGAAActagagattataaactagtTTCATATAAAAAGTTGGTTACAGAATTAAGCAAACAGTTCAAAGAAATCAACTTCAACCATTTGCCTCGAGTAGAGAATCAGATTGCTGATACTTTGGCCACTCTTGCAGcaatgttcaaaataaaagaagcgGCTGATGTACGCCCTTTTGATTTAGAAGTCCGTAAAGTCTCCGCACACTGCTTGAATGTTGAGGAAGAGGTTGATGGTAAGCCGTGA
- the LOC18589981 gene encoding protein SMG7 — MMIAQMDKMSAPSSRERAQRLYEKNIELENNRRRSAQARVPSDPNAWQQMRENYEAIILEDHAFSEQHNIEYALWQLHYKRIEELRAHYSAALASAGSNASQGVKVAPRPDRLTKIRLQFKTFLSEATGFYHELILKIRAKYGLPLGYFSDDSESRIVMDKDGKKSADIKKGLVSCHRCLIYLGDLARYKGLYGDGDSKSREYATASSYYLQAASIWPSSGNPHHQLAILASYSGDELVAVYRYFRSLAVDNPFSTARDNLIVAFEKNRHNCSQLPGDVKTLLVKEPAVRLTGKGRGKVEAKLASKDANMELSPAKEKVSGVQETYKSFCIRFVRLNGILFTRTSLETFADVLTLVSRDLCELLSAGPEEGLNFGTDAAENALFLVRLVSILIFTVHNLKRESEGQTYAEIVQRAALLQNAFTAVFELMGHVVKRCLQLQDVSSSHTLPAILVFLEWMACCPDVAAACKDVDEKQSITRSHFWKHCISFLNKILSVRPMCIDDDEDETCFFNMSRYEEGETENRLALWEDFELRGFLPLLPAHTILDFSRKRSFVSDGDKEKKARVKRILAAGKALANVIMVDQETVCFDSKAKKFLIGVEPSEDVTFTSSTSLATNSVGHETPSEKTISIGIVQPIPQPRMVGEEEDEDEVIVFKPPVVSEKRTEVIGLNWSPSETLKLNQSNSAGDLKFYSSTMSVPLDSHLQRNTFDASPLLPVSVGSIFPQHLQPVQMHASRWSVEEATSLANSLKGSTLLENGHLTKPEMQDNVGLSHPAARSVAIQQPISASSGGMYYSQTKVPETVMPSRIDAIVSSGVTGDSLAAKTTSASQVGMRKNPVSRPVRHLGPPPGFSPVPPKPLNESVSATETENPLMDDYSWLDGYQLTSSLKGSGLDSSINYASHADPQYVNNSSNGLTGTVSFPFPGKQVPTVQFQMEKQKGWQNFHTLEHLKIQHEQKLQQQQLMNGNQQFTSLPEQYQGQSVWTGRYFV; from the exons atgatgatagcgCAGATGGATAAAATGTCTGCTCCTTCATCCAGGGAGCGCGCACAGCGCCTTTATGAGAAg AATATAGAGTTGGAAAATAATCGTAGGCGATCAGCTCAGGCACGTGTGCCTTCAGATCCCAATGCCTGGCAGCAGATGCGTGAGAACTATGAGGCCATAATTCTAGAGGACCACGCTTTTTCTGAGCAGCACAACATTGAATATGCTTTGTGGCAGTTACATTACAAGCGGATTGAGGAACTAAGAGCACATTATAGTGCTGCCCTAGCTTCTGCAGGATCAAACGCATCTCAGGGTGTGAAAGTTGCTCCAAGACCTGACCGTCTTACAAAAATAAGACTGCAGTTTAAGACTTTCCTTTCAGAGGCAACGGGATTTTATCATGAACTAATTTTGAAAATCAGAGCAAAGTATGGACTTCCACTTGGGTACTTCTCTGATGATTCAGAAAGCCGAATTGTTATGGACAAAGATGGGAAGAAATCGGCTGACATAAAAAAAGGCTTGGTGTCTTGTCACCGTTGTTTGATATACTTGGGAGACCTGGCTCGGTACAAAGGATTATATGGAGATGGAGACTCTAAATCACGTGAGTATGCAACAGCTTCGAGTTACTACTTGCAAGCTGCATCAATTTGGCCATCAAGTGGGAATCCACATCATCAG TTAGCTATACTGGCGTCCTATTCAGGGGATGAGCTGGTGGCCGTTTATCGGTATTTTCGGAGTTTGGCAGTGGATAACCCCTTTTCAACTGCGAGGGATAACTTGATTGTGGCATTTGAGAag AATCGTCATAATTGCTCACAGCTTCCTGGGGATGTTAAAACTCTCTTGGTCAAGGAGCCTGCTGTGCGGTTAACAGGAAAGGGTAGAGGGAAAGTGGAAGCAAAACTTGCATCTAAAGATGCCAACATGGAATTAAGCCCTGCTAAGGAGAAAGTGTCTGGTGTCCAGGAGACTTATAAGTCCTTTTGCATTAGATTTGTGCGTCTAAATGGCATTCTTTTTACACGCACAAG CCTGGAGACTTTTGCAGATGTTCTTACTCTGGTTAGCCGTGATCTATGTGAACTTCTCTCTGCTGGACCAGAAGAGGGACTGAATTTTGGCACAGATGCTGCTGAGAATGCACTTTTTCTTGTTAGGCTGGTTTCTATTCTCATATTTACAGTTCACAATCTGAAGAGGGAGAGTGAAGGTCAAACATATGCTGAAATTGTACAGCGTGCTGCCCTACTTCAGAATGCGTTCACTGCCGTTTTTGAATTGATGGGACATGTAGTTAAGAGATGTTTACAACTCCAGGATGTTTCTTCAAGCCACACCTTACCTGCTATCCTGGTTTTTCTAGAATGGATGGCTTGCTGCCCAGATGTTGCGGCAGCTTGCAAGGATGTGGACGAGAAACAGTCAATTACTAGATCGCATTTCTGGAAACATTGCATATCTTTTCTGAATAAGATCTTGTCAGTTAGGCCAATGTgcattgatgatgatgaagatgagaCCTGCTTTTTCAATATGAGCAGGTATGAAGAAGGGGAAACTGAAAACCGTCTTGCATTGTGGGAGGACTTTGAGTTGCGAGGTTTCTTGCCTCTTCTTCCAGCACACACCATTTTGGACTTCTCAAGGAAACGGTCTTTTGTAAGTGATGGTGATAAGGAAAAGAAAGCCCGTGTCAAGAGAATTTTAGCAGCTGGGAAGGCTCTAGCTAATGTCATTATGGTTGATCAGGAAACTGTTTGTTTTGATTCGAAAGCCAAGAAATTTCTTATTGGAGTTGAGCCTTCAGAAGATGTCACATTCACCTCTTCTACCTCACTGGCAACGAACAGTGTGGGGCATGAAACCCCATCTGAGAAGACTATTAGTATTGGTATTGTGCAGCCAATTCCACAACCAAGAATGGTTGGGGAAGAGGAGGATGAGGATGAAGTGATTGTTTTCAAGCCGCCTGTTGTGAGTGAGAAGAGAACTGAGGTGATTGGTCTAAACTGGTCCCCCTCTGAGACTTTGAAGCTTAATCAAAGTAATTCTGCTGGAGATCTCAAATTTTATAGCAGTACCATGTCTGTTCCTCTTGATAGTCATCTCCAGCGTAATACATTTGATGCTAGTCCTCTACTGCCTGTATCTGTTGGTAGCATATTCCCTCAGCATCTGCAGCCTGTTCAGATGCATGCATCTAGGTGGTCAGTGGAAGAAGCTACTTCTCTGGCTAATAGCTTGAAAGGTTCGACACTTTTGGAGAATGGGCATTTAACAAAACCTGAGATGCAAGATAATGTAGGCCTTTCTCATCCCGCTGCACGATCAGTTGCTATCCAACAACCCATCAGTGCTAGTTCTGGTGGTATGTACTATAGTCAGACAAAAGTGCCAGAAACCGTTATGCCATCCAGAATTGATGCTATTGTGTCATCTGGAGTTACTGGTGATTCTTTGGCTGCTAAAACTACCTCAGCTTCACAAGTTGGGATGCGGAAGAATCCAGTTAGCCGCCCAGTTAGGCATCTTGGTCCCCCACCAGGTTTTAGCCCTGTTCCTCCAAAACCACTGAATGAATCTGTTTCTGCTACAGAAACAGAGAACCCACTCATGGATGATTATAGTTGGTTGGATGGATATCAGTTGACATCATCATTGAAAGGCTCTGGGCTTGATAGTTCCATCAATTATGCATCTCATGCAGATCCCCAGTATGTAAATAACAGCAGCAATGGCTTGACTGGAACGGTAAGCTTTCCCTTCCCTGGTAAGCAGGTTCCGACAGTGCAGTTTCAAATGGAAAAGCAGAAAGGCTGGCAGAATTTCCATACTCTTGAGCATCTGAAAATTCAGCATGAACAGAAGTTGCAGCAACAGCAACTCATGAATGGAAACCAGCAGTTTACCTCACTGCCTGAGCAGTATCAAGGACAATCAGTCTGGACAGGTCGTTATTTTGTGTGA